A segment of the Babylonia areolata isolate BAREFJ2019XMU chromosome 7, ASM4173473v1, whole genome shotgun sequence genome:
GCTGGGAGTTCGATGATGGACTGTGGGTCATCATTAACTGAAGAGGAGAATGAACGGTGTCTAATTCAGAAAATCGTAACATAGCAACTGACCCGTTGATTCGGAACAGCAGTATATGTCTGCAGAACGACTTGTGATTCCCCTGACTCCGATGATTAAGATATAGCCAAACAGCACAAAAGAAACACTAAAATTACATTATTCGTACACTGTGGGATTTTTTACTGTCAAAAAGTGCTGTGACTTGAAGATTCAGAGGCGATGTTTACTTTAATCTGAAAATCTGTAACGCACACTGAAGTTTGGGATGAAAGAAAACAGTCTTGACTTTGACAATAAAATTACAAGAAACGTGTTAAAACAAACGATCACACTTTGCTCTGATATTTTGTGACTTGTCTGCCATGTACGCGTACAGAATGGGTGTGCGCATCTAATTCGATACATCGAGATTTGTAGCAGCAACCGGCACTAAATCATCTATCAAAAAATGTACGCAAAATTAAGTAAAAACAATGGCTTTTCTTATAACGTTGACGCTTCACTTAAATATAAACTACTTTTCTACACACCGTTTAAAACTTGATTCGTACTAACTTGTTAATTAATCATTTGCTTGCATCGAATTTCTTTGTGCACTGTTgatgctgttctgattgtcactGACAATGTGTGACATTGTAGAATGTTGCACTCAGCACGTTTTACACGTAGCAGGTAATCGCTGGACTCAGTGTCAGAGGTCGCCGTTTGACTGACctgacattcaaacacacacggtGTTTCGCTCTGTGTATTTGAGCAGTTTGTGCAAACTGTCCTTAAACCGTCCGCATACCTTGCTTAACTACTTGCTGGCGACGCGCTGTGTGGCAGGGGTAGGCTGTTTCtgcaggtggggggtaggggggaccaggggggggggggggggtgagatggtaGCTGCATTTGCTAGCTGGCAGaggaccacgcacacacacaaacaagcgcgcgcgcgcgcacgcacagacaccccccgccaccgccccccacacacgcacacacacacacacgcacacacacacataatctctctctctctctctctctctctctctctctctcacacacacacacacacacacacacaaacacacagtgaaagaaacaGTCCAAATGCCCAGAAGCCACACACGAGTGTTAACACTCATCAAATATCAAAGACAAGAAACATCATTCATCTTTAGGAAAACAGACTTTGGGCTGATTTTGAAGGAATGTAAAAACAAAACGGTGAAGAACAGGAAGATGAAAGAgccattgaaaacaaaaaaagaaacaacagcagaaaaaataaaaacaaaaccaaaaaataaaagttGGAAAAAGTAGGAAGTTGGCGGACCCACGatcgaaaacaaaaaaatttggcagaggacagagagaatgtTCCATCGCCACACAAACATGGTTCTGCGATGAGAGGGTGAGATCAAGGTGCAAGGACGGacggatgggggttgggggcccgggggcggggtgtgtgtgtgtggggggggggggggggggggggggggggtcaggcgaCAAGAAGTTGAGTCAGTCAGCAGTGTGTGAAAACACATGGTCGGGTAAAAAGGAAGTGACGATCAGATGGAGGCTTAGCGAGGGCTTGAAAGCATGCCACGAGGAAACTTGGATCGAGGTCAGGGGATGAGGCGTTCTGAGCCCGCTgaaggatggaggggagggggtggattttGTGGAcgtgggaaggggtggtgaggtgttgagggggggggggggcaggtttacAAGGGATGGTGAGCCTGTTAGTTGTGGAGACAGAGGAGTGGCAGATTACGTCAGTCATTGCGGAGAAAGGTAGGCTGCTGCAGCTGGGCGGGATGATGTGGACTGTGGCACGGACGTCGATCCGGGGAGTGGTggttgaaaggtgtgtgtgtgtgtgtgtgtgtgtgtgtgtgtgtgtttgtgtgtgtgtgtgtgtgtgtgtgtgtgtgtgtagtatgttgcATCTGCGTGTGGTTGTAGAggcccatgtacacacacacacatgtacacacacacacacacacacacacacacacacacacacacacacagagagagagagagagagtgatgtgtgtgttttcgcatTTCTTCACACCAGCTCGCAAATCACAGAAGTAGGCCAAGTAAAGCCACCACCCAACTACCCTTCCAAAGCCTTTCCGTTCTAATACATAttctttaaaaaatgaaataaataataaaaaagaaaaaagccacgAACGCTTTAAAAGCGTTGGGATGAGGCAGTACATTTTTGTTTGcctaccaccccacccaacccccgcccccccctctctctcccgttttcATTTACTTTATTCAGACTGATTTATTTTAAAACGTTCCGAACAAAAGAAGTCCATGCAGGCATCACTGATCTGACCGACTGCAGTATTATTGCAAGCAGTGTGTGCACGGACCGAGACGATATTATATATCCAACGAATGCTGACGCGCAGACACACCCTTTATAGAAACCGGCAAAAGTTCTCATGTCGACCAAGGTGAACTGCTTTCCAACAACATATTTTCTATGTGTATTTTGTATTCAGAGACATGTTCGCATCAAGGCTTTTACGGTATTGTAGGAGTGTCTGCAAGACGGAGAGGGCATGGGaatatgtttttcttttgtgtacgAATGAAAGGTgcaaatgtaaatatatatatatatatatatatatatatatatatcactcacacacacacacacacatacacacaacacacacacacacacacacatatatatatatatatatatatatatatatatatatatagagagagagagagagagagagagagtcacacaaggTTACTATGTGTATGTATTAACATATCTTTCATGCGAATATCATATTGCGTGAGCACTTACTGTGCCTCCCTGTCAAGTATAAGTATTCTGTTGATGTTATTATTTTGCATATTCTGTTTATTTTTGCTTTGTGACCCCATCGAGACGAGACCATCAACACAATCCTGTGAAATCGTTAACATTTTTCGTAAGATAAGGTAAGAAAGGTACGGTGCGACAAGATAAAGTGAGGTGAAGCAATTTAAAGAAAagtaaagtaaggtaaggcaaggtaaagcATACctatgaataaatcaatgaatactGAAATGTGCCCGTgcgaggacacagacacagacacagatacacagacggactgatagacacacacacacacacacacacagaaccacacacagatacacagacagacagacagacaatcccccccccccatacacacaggcatgcatattAATCTATTAATCTGTGAATGTGAACAGTTCAAACTATTTCTACTGACCTCgctcatttacaaaatctgcagttccatctgcttgcATTGAAAACGATTCATACGACAATCAACTTATGTTTGAACTAGTCCAGTAAAAGCTCCATTGGCTCTCTGTTGTAGGTTTACTGGTTGAGTAGTTAGTTTgctgtttcattttattcatacTTTTTGTGAGGCAAATCAAGGGGAGAGGAACAGGAAAAGTAGTGATGACATGACGTATGGGTAgcgtgggggaaaggggtggattTTCGTCCAAACGTCACAATTGTGGATggacattaaaacaaaagaacgaacgaacacaaagGCAGAAAGAGACGTCCACATTATCTGCATTCCTCTCCACATTCCCACTGTGTGTAGACGTAGACTTAGCTTTAAAAGCCATCCTGCTGTGACACGCAATacaacagtcattcacacacacacacacacacacacacacacacacacacacacacacacacacacacacacatgctgacatgcgtacattcacacgcgcgcgtacaaacacgcacacacacacacgcacatacaaacacacacacacacgcacgcactcatgcacacacacacacacacacacacacacacacacacacacacacacaatcacacacacatgcacgcacgcacacacacacacacacacacgcacgcacgcacgcacacgtgaaATCCACCGCGCTGGGTGCAAGGCAAAAGGTCTCCGAGTCACTCATGAGTTGTCGACATCCGAAACCGATCATTGTGAGTAAACCTTGCAGAGAGATGTAAAGCTTTTTTCCCTTTGTGCATGCGGCAGCAGCatacttgtccttttttttttttcgtctgaaaCTTTTCTCAATgttcaaaggaagagagagagagagagagagagagagagagagagagagagagagagatggaagctgaaagagaaagagagagcgagcgacagagacagagagaggcagagagacacagaggcagagagacagaaagagagagacagagacaggcagagagagacacacacacacacacagaaagaatcgagtgagtgggtgagagagagtgagagagaaggagcgtgGTGGAGGGGCGAGGGCgctgacaggagagagacagagtgtgtgtgtggaggaggggagtgacagggaggaggggagtgacagagaggagggtagagagggggggataaacactgggagagagagacagacagacagacagggagagagagaatgagggagagagatagacagagagaatcacaggagagagacagagatagagagacagacagacagatagacagagagatacagagagagacagacagagagagacagagagagagagagagagagtgacagagagagacaggcagacagatagatacagagagagagagacagacagagacagagagagagagaggccggcaggtggggacagggggacaCAGGCATAAAGGAGGACCTGAGTGAAGTGAAGGGAAGGCCTAtaatttcttctgttttttccccctccccaggTTCCGGGGCACAGCACATGAGgcgccctcctctcctcctcctttctgatGCGTGCAGTAACTCAACACCGGGTGTGGAAAGACatttcaacaccacacacacacacacacacacacacacacacacacacacacacacacacgcacgcacgcacacacacatagacacacaaaggcacatacacatacacgcgagcgcgcgagcgcatacacacacacacacgcacgcacgcacgcaggcccacacgcacgcacgcacgcacacaaccgcAAAGAGACGAGCCCACGTACACACGAAACGcataaacaagagacagacagacagacagacagagagagagagagacagacagacagacagagacagataaagagacagagagatgggggacaagGACAaaaccacagacatacagacaaatagacacaaagacagatatattacacacacacacacacacacacacacacacacacatatatatatatatatatatatatatatagacacagacacatagcatTCCGCTAATAGGTGCAGACACATAACTACGTCACAGGGACACGTTTCTATTTAAAGTGCTAGTCAAATATAACTGCACACACTCGAGTGcatgaggggggtgttgggggtctaATGTGACAGTCAGCTGTCGCGAAGTTAATGTGGGACTGACAAcagtgtcactaaaactcgaaaagacgcgaaaagacacgaaaagactcgaaaagacgcgaaaagacacgaaaagacatatgaaaaaaatgtgaaaacgcgaaaagacatccgaaaagaatgtgaaaaagcgaaaagacagactagatattccaggacttttcatgtcttttcacattcttttccggtgtattttcgtgtcttttcgcgtcttttcgtgtcttttcgcattttagtatgaccccttggtgtcactaaaactcgaaaagacgcgaaaagacacgaaaagactcgaaaagacgcgaaaagacacgaaaagacatatgaaaaaaatgtgaaaacgcgaaaagacatccgaaaagaatgcgAAAATcgaaaagacagactagatattccaggacttttcatgtcttttcacattcttttccggtgtcttttcgcgtcttttcgtgtcttttcgcgtcttttcgcattatAGTATGACCCACTGACAAGGTCTTAGAAAAACAGGGTTTGTCCCGAATCTGcgttcatttcctttttatgtcgAAAGGCTGTACCACTGTCCCACACACGCGTGTGCAAGCgctaacacacgcatacatataaacacacacacacacacacacacacacacacacacacacacacacacacacacacacacacacacacacattaaacgtcAAATAAATGAAGTGCAAGAGGGAGATAAAAACAGAAGGGCAAGGCGAACgggaacaagaaaaataaacaagaggATGGAGGAATATTTAGGTCAGAACTATCTTgtttcttgttgattttttttttttaattccagaaGCAGTGAATTCTCAGCCATTGATCACGAAGGAGCCATTAATTAACAATCCAGCGAACAGGAAAAAATCGGTATTATCTTTCACACAGCCTTATCACAAAGAATTTattgaggagagagtgagagagagagagagagagagagagagagagagagagagagagagagagagagagattatgaagaaatatgaaagaaagaaaatgcagaaaaagaagagaagaggcaggaggaggaggagaatgaggaggaagggagacaaagaACAACATCAATACCAAAAGAAGAGCAAACAGAAAgaacacaaggaaaaaaagaaataaaaaaggaaagccaacgcgcaataaaaaaaaaaataaaaaaataaaaaaataaaattccaACAACATCTGCACAGCCGGCATCGCATCCAGAACTTCCACCCTCTCTACCGTTctaccaccgccccaccccccaacccctgccaCCACGCTGTCATTCGCCACGCAAGTCATCAGCATCCTTTCAGGCAGCAGAAAAGTCAACGTCGTCTTACATTTCTCACACAGCCTCATAACCACTCATCGATCGTGCAGACAACACGCTCATTCACATGCAGACCTCAACCATTGAATGCAGACTTACACATTCCGATGTCCTGTTTTTCTACAGATACCATGGTTTTGCCACAGGTTGTGATATTACCTTTACGCGGCTTTGCCACAGACTACAATAATTACCAGGGTGGAGGTGGTTTGGGTGAGTGGggcggtggatgggggagggggcgggggggggaggtcttcTGTAAGAGGTGGAGTTATCAAGCATTGAGTGACTGAGATATTGTGTTTACCTTGTGTTGTAACAATCCTCTCTAGGTGGGTATCTCAGCGCTGGTGGACGTGTTGACGTaacgattataataataataatggtatttataaagcgctgaatcttgtgcagagacaaatcaaagcgctttcgcaccagtcattcacacgcatgtataactctaaaactgcagaaactaaagacaaggaagcacaggcaagggaggctattttgggaagaggtgggttttaaggccagacttgaaagagctgagtgtggagacgtgacgaagcgaaagaggaagttcattccaatcgcaaggtccagagacagagaaagaacagcggccaacagtcgagtgtttgaatctgggtatgcgtaaacagagtggatccgaagccgatcgtagtgagcgagatggagtgtagaggtgaaggcagccacaaagataggaaggggcagttttgttaTGCGCACTGGTCCTCTTGTGTTTTATTTTCCGTCTGTCGAATTTGTTCTTGAAAGCTTAATTATGACACTGGCATGTGTGAAGAAGTTGTCAGCACATTTGGCCAGTAGTTTTGTGTATCGCTGTATTCGTCATAAATGTCGCTTTCATGTATATATGGACCCTTTTTATAAGAGGCTGTGGACGATACTGAataattttcgtttcgtttcgtttcgtttctgtctgtgtcactctctctgtgaaaGGCACCCCACAAGCAGATACACACAATTCAACCATGCTGAAAACGACAATCAATAAATATCATttcataaataaaaacaaaccaaaacacgtaataaaacaacaaaaaatatgtttTTAATTACCTCTAAGTGTACTCAACTTTTTCTCTTCTTAGTTCTTTACACaaacatatactctctctctctctctcctttgaggagaggcagacaaagtctacacacacacacacacacacacacacacgctccaagaacccccacccccaccctacctccaTTCCACCTAcgttcccatcccaccccctcaaaaaaacaaaacaaaacaaaaacacaccaaaaaacgccCACCCTTCTTACCTTACTAACGCTGGGATCCACGAAGGTGACGATACCAGCCCTCACTCGGTTCTTGAACCCTCGGACCGTCCCTTTCGAGCTCACTATCCGCTTCTCGTGCAGACTGGTGGGGTCCCTCACGTCCCTCCGGCCCGCGAACGTCGTCTCCGACCCCCCGGGTGCAGAGGCCGCCGACTTCCCGCCGTTCTTCATGTTGACGTAAAACCTCTCCCGCGGGTTCCCATCCTCGTCCACGCCGTCGTCTCCTTCAGCGTGAgcatagtcatcatcgtcatcgaaaACGCCATTTTCTGAAGCTCCGGTCATTGGACGGGGCTTGAGAAGATTTTCGGAATTTTGCGATCGTTGAAGTTCTGGTGGTGGGGCCGGTTTGctcggcggtggtggtggtggtggttttttgagaaaagggggtgggggtgggggtggtggtgggggagggggtggggttgattTGGGTGGCGGTGTGGGTGGGACTGGCTTGTGGAGAGGGGCGGAGTTGTTGACGATGATTGTGGTTGAAgcattgatgttgttgctgttgttgttgttgttgttggtggtggtggttttagtcgaggaggaggggaaggaggcctTTGACATGTTGGGTTGCTGGGTGTCGGTGTTGTTCGGGGAAATCGCACTGCTTGGGTAAGAAGAAAACGAGGAGGCAATAAAATCATCCGGCGGCAGAGAAGGCAAAGAGGAGAAGAAATCCGAATCCACAACATTGTTGGTGTCTGAGTTGTCATGGTAACCCTTCGTGTCCACACCGACAGCGGACCTCTCGATGCTTGACGTGCTGCTCCCGCTGTTAACACGTGGGAGCACGGGAGGTGGAGGCGGCTTAGATGAAGAAGATGCCACAGTCTTACCTGTTGATTTGAACACAGGCATAGACAAAGACGAGTGGATGTCTGCCAGACTTGGAGACTTGGCCGAGGGCGATGACGATAACCTGATCGAGGACGTTGGCGAGGACCTCAAGGAAGGACCCGGCGAAGACTTGACCGAAGATGGTGGCGAGGGTTTCATCAGAGACGAGCTGTTCTGTTTCTCCCGTGGTGTTACGGGTGGAGGTTCTTTTCTGCGAGCGTCCCCCACCGATATTGAAGATACGAACGCGCCGCCCCCTGACTTGGTTCCATGACTGTGGTCATCTAACCCAAGGTCTGTaagtgatgatgacgaggaggatgtTGATTTCCTCCCGTTGCAGACcacggtgatagtggtggtgtttttgggcAGGGGTTTCGGAGGGGTTGAAGACTtgaccttctcctcctccttgttctgtgGCTTTTGCATGGCTGTGGGTCTCATGTGACTGCCAATCAAATAACGTATGCAGTGTGAGTGACTGAGTaagtgtacgtgagtgtgtgcacgcgtgagtgcgtgcgcgcgtgcgtgcgtgcccgcgcgcctgagtgtgtgtgtgtgcgtgtaaacctaccaaaaatgaaaagagacaaagagagacagagaatgagaaaggatgagagacagaaaggagagaggcaggcagacagagagagaaacaggaacagagagagagaggggtggtggttcacacacacacacacacacgcacacacacacagacacacacacacacacacacacacacacacacacacacacacacacagagagtatgaGGGACAGCGAGAGCTAGAGAGataaagtagagagagggaggagggacagagagagaaaggaagacaggccgacagacaggaaggcagacaggcgTCTTTACGTAAAATATCCGTGAATGCTAATATAAACGAACGACCCAACACGTTAAAAAATCGTCTAATCACTGTCCGAtccatctttctctttgcctATAAAAAACAAGTCAAAACAAAAGATGCACAGAGAGACCCTGCAAGGGTTTATTTTCCCATGCGAAAGTACGATTTTATATCGACAAGAATAAAAACATATTAAAAATACAttcacttaaaacaacaacaacaacaacaacaaaaaccacttctTCTCAACATCAGGTTAGAGATCAAGCGGCtgctgcttttaaaaaaaaatttgttttgatAGGTtatatgatttatttattcaacCGATTATAGATCTAGAAGGTACGtatactaaaaacaaacaaacaaacactatatatatattgactCACCTTCTTTCGTTCAATGTTGCAAGATGATAGATTCTCGCGAACTCTTTTCATGCATCTAAGCgctgacagcttttttttttcttttttcttttctttctttctttttttttttttaatcagttaagTCGGTTATTTCTTGCTGGTCAGGTGAGAAAACGAGAGAAATACTGACTCCTCTTTCAGACACCCCACACGACGTACATGACCAAGACTGTCCGGAAATCCGCTATCGTACAAAACTGAGATagtctggttgtttttgttttttttcttcttttttttctggatatcCGTAATCGTACACAAGACTATTTCTCTTCAATTCTTGTTGACAAAAGGGACTTAccctgtctttcgctctctctggtGACACCGGCACACGCTTCTGTCAGCTTCTGTGTGTATCACACTATCTCTACCCTTCAAATCCGGTATTGTCACTGACACGCTCCATTATTTATACACGGGTCATACCCCAGGCACGAGAATAACTTCGCCGAGCTCTCGTCATTCTCAGTCGACCCCGGACACTCACAGCCTATTGTTGTCGGGTGTGTTTTGATAGCTTCTTTCTCCACCAAACCCACTCAGCCTCATAAGTAAGTCTCCATCGTCACGCCCAACTGCGGTTTTCCGAAGTGTCGTCTGCTGTTCGTGTTTTCTCCACTGTGGGACCGCTCGCGATGGACTTTTCTTGGGGGGTCGCACAAGACAACACCGCCGGGCTTGTGAAATCTAAGCCAGAatgatttatttctctctctttctgtctgtctctctcttactttttcaTTTCATCCAGATTCGGCCAGACACGGAGTATCTGTCGGCTCACGTACCCCAACGGGCGTGGTCCGCCGTTTCTGACtcgcgatttgtgtgtgtgtgtgtgtgttggtgcaggtGTCGTCTGCTGAGCGAACGAGCGCACGCGCAGTGACAGTTTCGAGGGCCTGTGCTCATCACAGGTGACGTCACTCTGGATGgtatcgaacttttttttttttcttttttttttttttaaacagggtggtgggtgtgtggggcaaaggaaagggaaagaactgAACGTGTTTTCACGTAAATAGCTCCCAGGATCTGTTGagggtgtgtttgtattgattCAGTGAACTCCTTTACCAGTCCACTGTGAACGGCAGCATTGACTGATCTGATACGGCTGGTTggttggaggggggcaggggtgggggatgagggtttgcggtagggagtgtgtgtgtgtgtgtgtgtgtgtgtggtgtgtgtgtgtgtgggcgcgcaggTACAGGATGGCAACCAGTTACAAACCCAGGTACACGTACCTACACTATGTTTTAAACGGGGTTGATGGAGATTGACACAGACGATTGAACTTATATTGTATGTTTCAAATCCAACATTCTGTGAGCATGATTATACCTGtatacgcgagcacacacacacacacacacacacacacacacacacacacacacgcacgcacgcacgcacgcacgcacgcacgcatgcaccccatccttcacccctcctccccgccacacacacacacacacacacacacaatccaaaagAGCACGTCCACGTATTTCTGACTTTTGTAATTCAGACAACAAATACATAAAAGCACAAACttgtttaaataaaaaaagaaaagaaaaaggatttgAAACAAAACGTAGTGATAGAAAACAGTGCACATAATCAGAAACGTTCATCAAATGAATCACTTTCAGCGCaaacccgcgcacacacacacacacacacacacacacacacacacacaaccacaagaagataaaaatattttaaaaagaaaaagaaagaaagaaagaaaaaaaccaaccaccccaAAGTACCGACCTTTGAACGGTCTACGGGAGACAACCTCAATATATCGTGATCCATTATAGGTTTACCATACTTATTTCCTTTAGACCGACACGTTAATTTGTCGTTGCAGGAATTTCGTTTCCAGGTGGAATCAGTTGCTGGAAGAGACAACATGATTGCAGACAGTTGTCTCGCTCTACCAGAGGACAGGAAATTCCTTGAACTCAGCATACGTTCttggtggaggaggaatttttgtttaatgtcccgtcacacatatcggtgattgaagacattttgttaaagtgtttataaatacatttgagtattaccggttagaaggggtgggaaatgtgaatgaatggagggctgggggaaactgggcaaatgagggtgaaatgagggtgaattctgaaaaaaaatccaaatacaattacaagaaattacttaaaggacttcgtaaaagagaagtcgttaaactgacaagcgaaacaactgataatgaatacaaaaagtcaaaaacatcaccgttctcagtcacttgtgaagacacactttcctGTACATAAGggttcatcaagctacagtaaaaaattatatgcttaactgtcaggttactaaagcatatgcacttgacattagaacaatacttggtccgtaatgaatttgataaaagCCTGAGAGCTAAACTCGGAATTGgtttgcgaatcggaccaaagtctgaaagtcaactg
Coding sequences within it:
- the LOC143284009 gene encoding uncharacterized protein LOC143284009 isoform X1; amino-acid sequence: MRPTAMQKPQNKEEEKVKSSTPPKPLPKNTTTITVVCNGRKSTSSSSSSLTDLGLDDHSHGTKSGGGAFVSSISVGDARRKEPPPVTPREKQNSSSLMKPSPPSSVKSSPGPSLRSSPTSSIRLSSSPSAKSPSLADIHSSLSMPVFKSTGKTVASSSSKPPPPPVLPRVNSGSSTSSIERSAVGVDTKGYHDNSDTNNVVDSDFFSSLPSLPPDDFIASSFSSYPSSAISPNNTDTQQPNMSKASFPSSSTKTTTTNNNNNNSNNINASTTIIVNNSAPLHKPVPPTPPPKSTPPPPPPPPPPPPPFLKKPPPPPPPSKPAPPPELQRSQNSENLLKPRPMTGASENGVFDDDDDYAHAEGDDGVDEDGNPRERFYVNMKNGGKSAASAPGGSETTFAGRRDVRDPTSLHEKRIVSSKGTVRGFKNRVRAGIVTFVDPSVSKTLEEFDDYTVSPTGQQQQQPSYREEEKEKIVVYLTSMTVVRETAERCKTSRNILQTHMVRFLQRDLYMNQDNQRRLRDRLDCAGGVSAGGGGGDAGGVGGSVVLPQIFIDGVHLGGAGELEKLNESGELRRILHSYPKIQVRMMCDTCGGYRFVPCALCHGSKKSVHRNNFTEEFFALRCMQCNESGLQRCQDCIDQQE
- the LOC143284009 gene encoding uncharacterized protein LOC143284009 isoform X2; translation: MRPTAMQKPQNKEEEKVKSSTPPKPLPKNTTTITVVCNGRKSTSSSSSSLTDLGLDDHSHGTKSGGGAFVSSISVGDARRKEPPPVTPREKQNSSSLMKPSPPSSVKSSPGPSLRSSPTSSIRLSSSPSAKSPSLADIHSSLSMPVFKSTGKTVASSSSKPPPPPVLPRVNSGSSTSSIERSAVGVDTKGYHDNSDTNNVVDSDFFSSLPSLPPDDFIASSFSSYPSSAISPNNTDTQQPNMSKASFPSSSTKTTTTNNNNNNSNNINASTTIIVNNSAPLHKPVPPTPPPKSTPPPPPPPPPPPPPFLKKPPPPPPPSKPAPPPELQRSQNSENLLKPRPMTGASENGVFDDDDDYAHAEGDDGVDEDGNPRERFYVNMKNGGKSAASAPGGSETTFAGRRDVRDPTSLHEKRIVSSKGTVRGFKNRVRAGIVTFVDPSVSKSPTGQQQQQPSYREEEKEKIVVYLTSMTVVRETAERCKTSRNILQTHMVRFLQRDLYMNQDNQRRLRDRLDCAGGVSAGGGGGDAGGVGGSVVLPQIFIDGVHLGGAGELEKLNESGELRRILHSYPKIQVRMMCDTCGGYRFVPCALCHGSKKSVHRNNFTEEFFALRCMQCNESGLQRCQDCIDQQE